One genomic window of Acomys russatus chromosome 29, mAcoRus1.1, whole genome shotgun sequence includes the following:
- the LOC127211371 gene encoding glucosamine-6-phosphate isomerase 1-like, with translation MKLIILEHYSQAREWAAKDIRNRNIQFNPGPDKYFTLGLPTGSTPLGCYQKLIEYYKNGDLSFKYVKTFNMDEYVGLPREHPESYHSFMRNNFFKHIDIRPENTHILDGNAADLQAECDAFEEKIQAAGGIELFVGGIGPDGHIAFNEPGSSLVSRTRVKTLAMDTILANARFFDGDLAKVPAMALTVGVGTVMDAKEVMIPITGAHKAFALYKAIEEGVNHMWTVSAFQQHPRTVFVCDEDGTLELKVKTVKYFKGLMLVHNKLVDRPVQYQGEGNSEEPVC, from the coding sequence ATGAAGCTCATCATCCTGGAACACTATTCACAGGCCAGAGAGTGGGCAGCCAAGGACATTAGGAACCGCAACATCCAATTTAACCCAGGGCCTGACAAGTACTTCACCCTGGGGCTCCCCACCGGGAGCACCCCACTTGGCTGCTACCAGAAGCTGATCGAATACTATAAGAATGGGGACCTGTCCTTTAAATACGTGAAAACCTTCAACATGGACGAGTACGTGGGCCTTCCTCGAGAACATCCAGAGAGCTACCATTCCTTCATGCGGAACAATTTCTTCAAGCACATTGACATCCGCCCTGAAAACACCCACATTCTGGATGGGAATGCGGCTGACCTGCAGGCTGAGTGCGACGCCTTTGAGGAGAAGATCCAGGCTGCGGGCGGGATTGAACTCTTTGTTGGAGGCATTGGCCCCGATGGACACATTGCCTTCAATGAGCCGGGCTCCAGTCTGGTGTCCAGGACCCGGGTGAAGACTCTGGCCATGGACACCATCCTGGCCAACGCTAGGTTCTTTGATGGAGATCTCGCCAAGGTGCCCGCCATGGCCCTAACCGTGGGTGTAGGCACTGTCATGGACGCTAAAGAGGTGATGATCCCCATCACAGGTGCTCACAAGGCTTTCGCTCTGTACAAAGCCATCGAGGAAGGCGTGAACCATATGTGGACTGTGTCGGCCTTCCAGCAGCATCCCCGAACCGTGTTTGTATGTGACGAGGATGGTACCCTGGAGCTCAAAGTGAAGACAGTCAAGTATTTCAAAGGTTTAATGCTCGTTCACAACAAGTTGGTGGACCGCCCTGTACAGTATCAAGGAGAAGGAAATTCAGAAGAGCCAGTCTGCTAA